In Silene latifolia isolate original U9 population chromosome X, ASM4854445v1, whole genome shotgun sequence, the following proteins share a genomic window:
- the LOC141622173 gene encoding wall-associated receptor kinase-like 14, whose product MSALTIFLLLLYFLPPFQWRTEAITDNTTRNCVRTCGALTVSYPFGFSGQCEFPLTCLTNGTMEFKGYTIRNITWETISLNFPAKCNRSITELGRFFGENYALTSQNGLLMRNCSGKTTSFNGGGCLVSPNLVEKRFGVENCHRKHNNSIVNVKCFGVNNGGGNGSSSILSYDDVAKNGCVYLLSSIVVVSDDGIGGGGDGDVSIEFKTVQVMWWVIGTCKCDPNAVCNRVGSDGFQCRCNPGFSGDGFVDGGGCHNASDSNAKIPAYAYDAVGGYKTAILVGGIVAGASSTIILAAICYLCRRRTTYMRNQVSTRRLLFEAAGNSTVPMYPYREIERATSGFSEKQRLGTGAYGTVYAGKFHNNEYVAVKKLKHQDTDSIDQVMNEIKLLSSVSHPNLVRLLGCCIENGEQILVYEYMANGTLSQHLHRERGNGLPWTVRLTIASETAQAISYLHSSMNPPIFHRDIKSSNILLDFDYRSKVADFGLSRLGLVEMSHISTAPQGTPGYVDPQYHQNFHLSDKSDVYSFGVVLVEIITAMRVVDFSRPHLEVNLAALAVDRIGKGRIDEIIDPFIEIHRDAWTLASVHKVAELAFRCLAYHRDMRPSMMEVAHELEQNRLSGWASIEENIYMGSSVASSCSSPFNGSERSLSGISAKKGLGSQRLIVQQKPMDRLASLEEGKDGSPVSVNNDGWFSEQSSPSTNSLLGNVIQ is encoded by the exons ATGTCGGCTTTAACGATCTTTCTACTTTTACTATACTTTCTGCCGCCATTTCAATGGCGAACAGAAGCAATTACTGATAATACCACGCGCAATTGCGTGCGAACGTGCGGTGCTTTGACAGTGAGCTATCCATTCGGATTCTCCGGTCAATGCGAGTTTCCGTTGACTTGTTTGACAAACGGAACAATGGAGTTCAAAGGGTATACTATACGCAACATAACGTGGGAAACAATTTCGCTTAATTTCCCGGCGAAATGCAATCGTTCTATTACGGAATTGGGACGGTTTTTCGGGGAGAATTACGCGTTAACTTCGCAAAACGGGTTATTAATGCGGAATTGTAGTGGTAAAACGACGTCGTTTAATGGTGGAGGGTGTTTGGTTTCGCCGAATTTGGTGGAAAAGAGATTTGGTGTTGAGAATTGTCACCGTAAACATAATAACAGTATTGTTAACGTAAAATGTTTTGGTGTAAATAATGGTGGTGGAAATGGGAGTAGTAGTATTTTGAGTTATGACGATGTTGCGAAAAATGGGTGTGTGTATTTGTTATCTTCAATTGTTGTTGTTAGTGATGATGgtattggtggtggtggtgatggtgatgtTTCGATCGAGTTTAAGACGGTTCAGGTCATGTGGTGGGTCATTGGTACGTGTAAGTGTGACCCCAATGCGGTTTGTAACCGTGTGGGGTCAGACGGGTTTCAGTGCCGGTGTAATCCCGGGTTTTCTGGTGATGGGTTCGTAGATGGTGGAGGTTGTCATAACG CTTCAGATTCCAATGCTAAAATTCCTGCATATGCTTACGATGCTGTTGGAGGATACAAAACTGCTATTCTCGTCGGAG GGATTGTTGCTGGTGCAAGTTCAACAATAATTCTAGCTGCTATTTGCTACCTCTGTAGACGGCGGACTACTTATATGAGAAATCAAGTGAGTACAAGGCGGCTTCTTTTTGAAGCTGCTGGAAACTCTACAGTTCCCATGTACCCTTACAGAGAAATTGAGAGAGCCACTAGCGGCTTTTCTGAAAAACAGCGGTTAGGGACTGGTGCCTATGGCACTGTTTATGCTGGGAAATTTCACAACAACGAGTATGTCGCCGTAAAAAAGCTTAAACATCAGGATACAGATAGTATTGACCAAGTCATGAACGAGATCAAGCTGTTGTCTTCTGTTAGTCATCCGAACCTAGTCCGTCTTCTTGGTTGCTGCATAGAGAACGGTGAGCAAATCCTGGTGTATGAATACATGGCTAATGGAACCCTTTCCCAACATCTTCACAGAGAGAGGGGAAACGGGCTCCCGTGGACTGTCCGTCTTACCATTGCATCTGAAACTGCCCAAGCCATTTCATATCTCCACTCTTCCATGAATCCTCCCATTTTCCACAGGGACATAAAATCAAGCAATATACTCTTGGATTTTGACTACCGGTCAAAGGTGGCAGATTTCGGTCTTTCCCGACTAGGATTGGTAGAAATGTCGCATATCTCAACCGCTCCTCAGGGGACTCCAGGATACGTTGATCCTCAATATCATCAAAACTTTCATCTTTCTGATAAAAGTGATGTTTACAGCTTTGGAGTAGTCCTAGTCGAGATAATAACTGCAATGAGAGTGGTGGATTTCAGTCGGCCTCATCTAGAGGTGAATTTAGCGGCTCTGGCCGTTGATAGGATAGGTAAAGGGCGTATAGACGAAATAATTGATCCGTTTATAGAGATACACCGGGATGCATGGACCCTTGCATCTGTTCACAAAGTGGCAGAACTTGCTTTCAGGTGCCTTGCTTATCATCGGGATATGAGACCGTCAATGATGGAAGTGGCCCACGAGCTTGAGCAAAATAGGTTAAGTGGGTGGGCTTCCATAGAAGAGAACATATACATGGGGTCATCAGTAGCATCTTCATGTTCCTCCCCGTTTAATGGTAGTGAACGGTCGCTAAGTGGAATATCAGCAAAAAAGGGGTTAGGAAGCCAGAGACTTATTGTTCAGCAAAAACCAATGGACCGTCTTGCTTCCCTTGAAGAGGGGAAAGATGGTTCACCAGTATCGGTCAATAATGATGGTTGGTTCAGTGAACAGAGCTCGCCTTCAACAAACAGTTTGTTGGGCAACGTTATTCAATAA
- the LOC141622174 gene encoding uncharacterized protein LOC141622174, which produces MAESGENPSNVEQLEMTTNDATIDSIVPTISEPAVPIPETSEVPTAADENSLQFSEELIVKGNEALKDDDFPEASELFSRALEIRVAHYGELAPECVKLYYKFGLALLGKAQEEADPLGAMPKKDAESQQGSVKIESAKNTVERSSSIASVSSKVDERASSSQQPSTEDVPSKSEDEKDDESDTEEPGEDEEDESDLDLAWKMLDLARAISEKHSKDTMDMVDILSALAEVSLEREDIETSLSDYQKALSILESLVEPDSRRIAELNFRICLCLEVGSKAEEAIPYCQKAVSVCKLRMQRLMDEMKSASACTTTSAASETVQDGGHSTVVSQSDNSTSDIQAEIETLTSLSGDLEKKLEDLQQLVSNPSSILSDILGLVAAKSKANEQAAASSSRMGVATNNTSFDSSTVSTGHTNGSSGVTHLGVVGRGVKRVNMNTAGVESSPSKKPALDPKPDVDGSPAS; this is translated from the exons ATGGCGGAAAGTGGAGAAAACCCTAGCAACGTCGAACAGTTGGAAATGACAACAAACGACGCCACAATCGATTCAATTGTACCGACGATTTCCGAACCTGCTGTCCCAATCCCTGAAACTTCCGAAGTTCCCACCGCCGCCGACGAAAACTCGCTGCAGTTTTCCGAGGAGTTGATAGTGAAAGGCAACGAAGCTCTCAAAGATGACGATTTTCCGGAGGCTTCTGAGCTTTTCAGTCGAGCTCTGGAAATCAG GGTTGCCCATTATGGTGAGCTTGCACCTGAGTGTGTGAAATTGTATTATAAATTCGGTCTTGCATTGCTGGGCAAAGCACAAGAAGAGGCAGATCCTTTGGGAGCAATGCCAAAGAAGGATGCTGAATCTCAGCAGGGCTCTGTTAAAATTGAATCTGCAAAAAACACCGTTGAACGCTCATCTTCTATTGCTTCTGTATCAAGTAAAGTTGATGAACGTGCAAGTTCAAGTCAGCAGCCGAGCACCGAGGATG TTCCGAGCAAATCAGAGGATGAAAAAGATGATGAGAGTGACACGGAAGAACCTGGCGAAGATGAGGAAGATGAGTCTGACTTAGACCTCGCTTGGAAAATGCTTGATCTTGCAAGGGCAATTTCAGAAAAGCATTCCAAGGACACGATGGACATGGTTGACATATTGTCAGCTTTAGCAGAAGTTTCTCTTGAAAGAG AGGATATTGAAACATCACTCAGTGATTATCAGAAAGCACTTTCAATTTTAGAGAGCTTGGTTGAACCAGATAGCCGCCGCATTGCTGAATT AAACTTCCGCATTTGCCTTTGTCTAGAAGTTGGGTCAAAGGCTGAAGAAGCTATTCCATACTGCCAGAAGGCTGTATCTGTCTGCAAGTTAAGGATGCAGCGCCTGATGGATGAAATGAAAAGCGCATCAGCTTGTACGACTACCTCAGCTGCTTCTGAAACAGTTCAAGATGGGGGCCACTCTACAGTTGTTTCTCAGTCTGATAATTCAACTTCTGACATACAAGCAGAGATTGAAACACTGACGAGCCTTTCTGGTGACCTGGAGAAGAAG CTTGAAGATCTGCAGCAGCTGGTGTCCAACCCATCATCCATCCTGTCGGATATCCTAGGATTGGTGGCTGCTAAATCAAAGGCGAACGAACAGGCTGCAGCAAGTTCTTCACGTATGGGTGTTGCTACTAACAACACAAGTTTTGATTCTTCCACCGTCTCTACCGGTCACACCAATGGAAGCTCTGGGGTCACGCATCTTGGTGTTGTGGGCCGAGGAGTAAAGCGTGTGAATATGAACACGGCTGGTGTAGAATCAAGCCCCAGTAAAAAACCTGCACTTGATCCTAAACCAGATGTTGATGGAAGCCCTGCTTCTTGA
- the LOC141621127 gene encoding anthocyanidin 3-O-glucosyltransferase 2-like, with amino-acid sequence MSNNSAELVFIPSPGVGHLISTVQLAKLLLETNQSLSITILVIKLPIHASKLDAFVESESRNNPYSTRLVFVTLPTPTNSLEPTSPAFFTAVIDLHKPLVKELVDERVRVGSPKPAGFVLDMFCTTFVDIAEELGVPSYLYFTSGAPLLNFVFWAQTYAENHGLQARDLAVKFSESNSSFTVSGFKNPVMSKYIPEVCKDEFGSEMILNFARQFRRMKGILVNSYMELESSTIQSLQNSEDKTIPPVYLVGPIMDLKSGGGTQDKEKESIIKWLDDQPESSVVFLCFGSLGSFDEEQVKEIANGLDRSGHRFLWALRRPITPGKPGSLSDNEPFLEALPEGFLDHTAQRGKIIGWAPQVEVLSHPAVGGFVSHCGWNSTLESLWFNVPIGAWPMYAEQQLNAFALVKELELAVEIRMDYSRDFILGKAEFIVKATEIEEGIKKLMSMDNKKIRGNVKEMSDKARKALENGGSSYNSLGSFIKDVLSNVA; translated from the coding sequence ATGAGCAATAATTCAGCTGAATTAGTGTTTATTCCGTCCCCAGGAGTGGGTCATTTAATTTCCACCGTGCAATTAGCCAAACTTTTACTTGAAACAAATCAATCTCTTTCCATTACTATCCTCGTTATAAAACTTCCAATTCATGCTTCCAAATTAGATGCTTTTGTTGAGTCAGAGTCACGTAACAACCCGTATTCGACCAGACTCGTATTTGTAACTCTCCCGACCCCAACCAATTCCCTTGAACCGACTTCACCCGCTTTCTTCACTGCGGTCATTGACCTTCATAAGCCGCTAGTCAAGGAGTTGGTTGATGAACGGGTTAGGGTCGGGTCCCCGAAGCCGGCCGGGTTTGTTCTTGACATGTTTTGCACCACTTTTGTGGATATTGCTGAGGAGCTAGGTGTGCCTTCCTATCTTTACTTTACTTCTGGGGCTCCGCTCTTGAACTTCGTGTTTTGGGCTCAGACATATGCTGAGAATCACGGGCTTCAGGCCCGTGATTTAGCGGTTAAGTTCAGTGAATCGAATAGTTCATTTACCGTATCTGGGTTCAAAAACCCGGTTATGAGTAAATATATTCCCGAAGTTTGTAAAGATGAATTTGGGAGTGAGATGATTCTTAATTTTGCAAGGCAGTTTAGAAGAAtgaagggtattttggtcaattcGTACATGGAGCTCGAATCGTCTACTATCCAATCATTGCAAAATAGCGAGGACAAAACAATTCCACCTGTTTACCTGGTGGGTCCCATTATGGATCTCAAAAGTGGTGGTGGGACCCAGGATAAGGAGAAAGAGTCAATTATAAAGTGGCTGGATGATCAACCTGAATCCTCGGTGGTGTTCCTTTGCTTTGGGAGCCTGGGAAGCTTTGACGAGGAACAAGTCAAGGAAATCGCCAACGGTCTAGATCGATCTGGCCATCGATTTCTATGGGCCCTACGAAGGCCGATAACCCCAGGAAAGCCGGGGTCCCTTAGCGATAATGAGCCCTTTTTAGAGGCCCTTCCAGAAGGGTTTCTCGACCACACGGCCCAGAGAGGGAAGATTATAGGGTGGGCCCCACAAGTCGAGGTATTGTCCCACCCTGCAGTAGGTGGATTTGTGTCGCATTGTGGGTGGAACTCGACACTGGAAAGTCTGTGGTTTAATGTCCCTATTGGCGCATGGCCAATGTATGCTGAACAACAACTAAATGCCTTCGCGTTAGTCAAAGAGCTGGAATTGGCGGTTGAGATACGAATGGATTATAGTAGGGATTTCATACTTGGAAAAGCTGAATTTATAGTGAAAGCTACAGAGATTGAAGAGGGGATTAAGAAATTGATGAGTATGGATAATAAGAAAATAAGAGGAAATGTGAAGGAAATGAGTGATAAAGCTAGGAAAGCATTAGAAAATGGAGGATCTTCTTATAATTCATTGGGTTCTTTTATAAAAGATGTCTTAAGCAACGTTGCTTAA
- the LOC141621126 gene encoding uncharacterized protein LOC141621126 — MKNSQLQAQKLYEVALEGDVQSLLNLLQEDPLILDRYNIVENSGQFTQSPLHVAVSLGHLEFTKEILCRKPELTEELDQIRRWSPLHVASGKGYLEIVKALTSVNRNMCLAPDIDGYNPVHVAAVRGHVHVIDDLLKVVPQAARERIKDCSSVLHLCVKHCQVDALVFLINVVDDVELLNFRDADGNTVLHLAVANKNTQMVKFLLKNKKMEKNAINKNGMTAMDIHIQSKKGINDSEIRVPLKRAKALKAKAALKPRNKNKTWLENQRSALMVVASLIATMAFQVGISPPGGVWQDNDGHNAGNSVMADVVKDDYDQLLIYNTAGLISSLSVILLLISGLPFRRLFVAILMITMWIAVTATTLSYIVSVNYLAGNRELLTLSSKNHRPVLYSLGAGIGVWLILMVLLLLGHAVRFVVKLIRGFVRLLMRLCKR; from the exons ATGAAAAACTCTCAATTACAAGCTCAAAAATTATATGAAGTAGCTTTGGAAGGAGACGTACAATCCCTGCTAAATTTACTCCAAGAAGATCCACTGATTCTCGACCGATACAACATCGTCGAAAACTCGGGCCAATTCACACAGTCACCATTACATGTAGCTGTTAGTCTTGGTCACTTAGAATTCACAAAAGAAATTCTGTGTCGAAAACCCGAACTAACCGAAGAGCTAGATCAAATACGACGATGGTCACCATTACACGTAGCCTCCGGAAAAGGGTACTTGGAGATAGTCAAGGCGTTGACTTCTGTGAACCGGAACATGTGTCTTGCACCTGATATTGATGGATATAACCCGGTTCATGTTGCTGCAGTTAGAGGTCATGTTCATGTGATTGATGATCTTCTTAAGGTGGTTCCACAGGCTGCTCGAGAGCGAATTAAAGATTGTTCAAGTGTTTTACACTTGTGTGTTAAACATTGTCAGGTTGATGCTCTTGTGTTCTTGATTAATGTCGTCGATGATGTCGAACTACTTAATTTTAGGGATGCTGATGGAAATACTGTGTTGCATCTTGCAGTTGCTAACAAAAATACTCAG ATGGTAAAGTTTTTACTCAAAAACAAAAAGATGGAAAAAAATGCCATAAACAAAAATGGCATGACAGCAATGGACATTCACATTCAAAGCAAAAAGGGAATTAATGATTCGGAAATTCGAGTGCCCTTAAAACGAGCAAAGGCATTAAAGGCAAAGGCAGCACTGAAACCgcgaaacaaaaataaaacatggtTAGAAAACCAGCGGAGTGCTTTGATGGTAGTAGCATCACTTATAGCAACAATGGCTTTCCAAGTTGGAATAAGCCCTCCGGGCGGTGTTTGGCAGGATAACGATGGGCACAATGCAGGAAATTCCGTGATGGCCGATGTTGTAAAGGATGATTATGATCAGCTACTGATTTATAACACGGCAGGACTAATCTCGTCTTTGAGTGTGATTCTGTTACTTATAAGTGGCCTTCCGTTCAGAAGACTTTTTGTTGCGATTTTGATGATAACAATGTGGATTGCAGTGACAGCAACGACGCTTAGTTACATAGTGTCTGTTAACTATCTAGCAGGAAACAGAGAACTCCTAACATTGTCGTCGAAAAATCATCGTCCTGTTTTGTATTCATTAGGAGCCGGTATTGGTGTTTGGCTAATCTTGATGGTGCTTTTGCTCCTTGGACATGCTGTACGCTTTGTTGTAAAGCTTATTCGGGGATTTGTACGCTTGCTAATGAGATTATGTAAGAGGTGA